In one window of Canis lupus familiaris isolate Mischka breed German Shepherd unplaced genomic scaffold, alternate assembly UU_Cfam_GSD_1.0 chrUn_S1900H2099, whole genome shotgun sequence DNA:
- the LOC119878779 gene encoding filamin A-interacting protein 1-like, with protein sequence MVVDEQQRLTAQLALQRQKIQDLTTSAKETHAKLALAETRVQEEEQKATRLEKELQTQTTKFHQNQETIMAKLTNEDSQNRQLRQKLAALSRQIDELEETNRSLRKAEEELQDIKEKINKGDYGNCGIMAEVEELRKRVLEMEGKDEELIKMEEQCRDLNKRLEKETSQSKDFKLEVEKLNKRIMALDKLEDAFNKSKQECYSLKCNLEKERMTTKQLSQELESLKVRIKELEAIESRLEKTEFTLKEDLTKLKTLTVMLVDERKTMSEKLKQTEDKLQAASSQLQMEQNKVTTVTEKLIEETKRALKSKTDVEEKMYSVTKERDDLKNKLKAEEEKGNDLLSKVNMLKNRLQSLEAIEKDFLKNKLNQDSSKSTIALHHENNKIKELSQEVERLRLKLKDMKAIEDDLMKTEDEYETLERKYANERDKAQFLSEELEHVKMELDKYKLAEKTESSHEQWLFKRLQEEEAKSGHLSREVDALKEKIHEYMATEDLICHLQGDHSVLQKKLNQQENRNRDLGREIENLTKELERYRHFSKSLRPSLNGRIISDPQVFSKEVQTEVVDNEPPDYKSLIPLERAVINGQLYEETEDQDEDPNDEESVLSFKCNSSTPCPVNRKLWIPWMKSKESHPQNGKIQTKPNGNFMQPGDLVLSHTPGQPLHIKVTPDHVQNTATLEITSPTTESPHSYTSTAVIPNCGTPKQRITILQNASITPVKSKTSAEGLMNLEQSMSPITMATFARAQTPESCGSITPERTMSPIQVLAMTGSAGSPEQGRSPEPIEISAKHAIFRVSPDRQSSWQFQRSNSNSSSVITTEDNKIHIHLGSPYMQAVASPVRPASPSTPPQDNRTQGLTNGALNKTTNKVTSSITITPTATPLPRQSQITIKEVCKQRIPTRIPKPKSTGNTKLSPKAPLGPMDKSNHHTGCGKLHIIRTVTSNTFVHMGGKR encoded by the coding sequence ATGGTGGTGGACGAACAACAAAGGCTGACAGCACAGCTTGCCCTTCAAAGACAGAAAATCCAAGACCTAACCACAAGTGCGAAGGAAACACATGCTAAACTAGCCCTTGCTGAAACCAGAGTTCAGGAAGAAGAGCAGAAGGCAACCAGACTAGAGAAAGAACTGCAAACACAAACCACAAAGTTTCACCAGAACCAAGAAACAATTATGGCAAAGCTCACCAATGAGGACAGCCAAAATCGCCAGCTTCGACAAAAGCTGGCAGCACTCAGCCGGCAAATTGATGAGTTAGAAGAGACAAACAGGTCTTTACGAAAAGCAGAAGAGGAGCTgcaagatataaaagaaaaaatcaacaaggGAGACTATGGAAACTGTGGAATCATGGCTGAGGTGGAGGAGCTCAGGAAACGGGTACtagaaatggaagggaaggaTGAGGAACTCATAAAAATGGAGGAACAGTGCAGAGATCTCAATAAGAGGCTCGAAAAGGAAACATCACAGAGTAAAGACTTCAAACTTGAGGTTGAAAAACTCAATAAAAGGATTATGGCTCTGGACAAATTAGAAGATGCCTTCAACAAGAGCAAACAAGAATGTTACTCTCTGAAAtgcaatttagaaaaagaaaggatgaccACAAAGCAGTTGTCTCAAGAACTGGAAAGTTTAAAAGTCAGGATCAAAGAGCTAGAAGCCATTGAAAGTCGGCTGGAAAAGACAGAATTCACCCTAAAAGAGGACTTAACTAAACTGAAAACATTAACTGTGATGCTGGTAgatgaaaggaaaacaatgagtgaaaaattaaagcaaactGAAGATAAGTTACAAGCTGCTTCTTCTCAGCTTCAAATGGAGCAAAATAAAGTGACAACAGTTACAGAGAAGttaattgaagaaacaaaaagggCACTGAAGTCCAAGACTGATGTGGAAGAAAAAATGTACAGTGTCACCAAGGAGAGAGATGAtctaaagaacaaactgaaagcagaagaagagaaaggaaatgatctCTTGTCCAAAGTTAATATGTTGAAAAACAGGCTTCAATCATTGGAAGCAATTGAGAAAGATttcctaaaaaacaaattaaatcaaGATTCTAGTAAGTCCACAATAGCATTACACCATGAAAACAATAAGATTAAAGAGCTCTCCCAAGAAGTGGAAAGACTGAGACTGAAGTTAAAGGATATGAAAGCCATTGAGGATGACCTTATGAAAACAGAAGATGAGTATGAGACTCTAGAACGAAAGTATGCTAATGAGCGAGATAAAGCTCAATTTTTATCTGAAGAGCTGGAACATGTTAAAATGGAACTTGATAAGTACAAGTTAGCAGAAAAGACAGAGTCCAGCCATGAACAATGGCTTTTCAAAAGGCTTCAAGAAGAAGAAGCTAAATCAGGGCACCTCTCAAGAGAAGTGGACGCACTGAAAGAGAAAATTCATGAATATATGGCAACTGAGGACCTGATATGTCATCTCCAGGGAGATCATTCAGTTCTGCAAAAGAAACtcaatcaacaagaaaacaggaaCAGAGATTTAGGAAGAGAGATAGAAAACCTCACTAAAGAGTTAGAGAGGTACCGGCATTTTAGTAAGAGCCTCCGGCCTAGTCTCAATGGAAGAATCATCTCTGACCCTCAAGTATTTTCTAAAGAAGTTCAGACAGAAGTAGTAGACAATGAGCCACCCGATTACAAGAGTCTCATTCCTCTGGAACGAGCAGTCATCAATGGTCAGTTGTATGAGGAGACTGAGGACCAGGATGAAGACCCTAATGACGAGGAATCGGTGCTGTCCTTCAAATGCAATTCATCTACTCCCTGTCCTGTTAACAGGAAACTATGGATTCCCTGGATGAAATCTAAGGAGAGCCATCCtcagaatggaaaaatacaaactaaGCCCAATGGAAACTTCATGCAGCCTGGAGATCTAGTTCTAAGCCACACACCTGGGCAGCCACTTCATATAAAAGTTACTCCAGACCATGTCCAAAACACAGCCACTCTTGAAATCACAAGTCCGACCACAGAGAGTCCTCACTCTTACACAAGTACTGCAGTGATACCAAACTGTGGTACCCCAAAGCAAAGGATAACCATCCTCCAAAATGCCTCCATAACACCGGTGAAATCCAAAACCTCTGCTGAAGGCCTCATGAATTTAGAGCAAAGCATGTCCCCAATTACCATGGCAACCTTTGCCAGAGCACAGACCCCAGAGTCTTGTGGTTCTATAACTCCAGAAAGGACAATGTCACCTATTCAGGTTTTGGCTATGACTGGTTCAGCAGGCTCTCCTGAGCAGGGACGTTCCCCAGAGCCAATAGAAATCAGTGCCAAGCATGCGATTTTCAGAGTCTCCCCTGACCGACAGTCATCATGGCAGTTTCAACGTTCAAACAGCAATAGTTCAAGTGTGATAACTACTGAGGATAATAAAATCCACATTCACTTAGGAAGTCCTTACATGCAAGCTGTAGCCAGCCCCGTGAGACCTGCCAGCCCTTCAACACCACCACAGGATAACCGAACTCAAGGCTTAACTAATGGGGCACTAAACAAAACCACCAATAAAGTCACCAGCAGTATTACTATCACACCAACAGCCAC